The proteins below are encoded in one region of Amycolatopsis magusensis:
- a CDS encoding sugar phosphate isomerase/epimerase family protein, translating into MRRELSFAGIGDEAGTRLPAQVAAIRRLGWRQLELRSVDGRALADLGHDGLRRVESAIRDAGVEVVCLDSRIGNWARPITEPFARELHELDELLEWCEALDTRFVRIMSYPNAELPEDEWRHRVLDRIRRLAERAAEADVVLLHENCSGWAGASADRMLELLAAVGNLRLLYDTGNGVAHGYSGHDLLAEIVDHVAHVHVKDAVLVDGEARYCIPGRGEARVADSLRLLLAHGYRGTFSLEPHLTAVPHQGRVAGDTAADSFVAAGRALERLAVEIPR; encoded by the coding sequence ATGCGCCGTGAGCTGTCCTTCGCCGGGATCGGTGACGAGGCGGGCACCAGACTCCCGGCCCAGGTCGCGGCGATCCGGCGGCTGGGCTGGCGGCAGCTGGAGCTGCGCAGCGTGGACGGCCGGGCGCTGGCGGACCTGGGCCACGACGGACTGCGGCGGGTGGAGTCCGCGATCCGCGACGCCGGGGTCGAGGTGGTCTGCCTGGATTCGCGGATCGGGAACTGGGCGCGGCCGATCACCGAGCCGTTCGCCCGCGAGCTGCACGAACTGGACGAGCTGCTCGAGTGGTGCGAGGCGCTGGACACCCGGTTCGTCCGGATCATGTCCTACCCGAACGCCGAGCTGCCCGAGGACGAATGGCGTCACCGGGTGCTCGACCGGATCCGGCGGCTGGCCGAGCGCGCCGCCGAGGCGGACGTGGTGCTGCTGCACGAGAACTGCTCCGGCTGGGCGGGTGCGAGCGCGGACCGCATGCTCGAACTGCTCGCGGCCGTGGGCAACCTGCGGCTGCTGTACGACACCGGCAACGGGGTCGCGCACGGGTACTCCGGCCACGACCTGCTCGCCGAGATCGTCGACCACGTCGCCCATGTGCACGTCAAGGACGCGGTGCTGGTCGACGGCGAAGCCCGCTACTGCATCCCCGGACGGGGTGAGGCCCGCGTGGCCGATTCGCTGCGGCTGCTGCTCGCCCACGGGTACCGGGGCACGTTCTCGCTCGAACCCCACCTGACCGCGGTGCCGCACCAGGGCAGAGTCGCCGGGGACACCGCGGCCGACTCGTTCGTCGCGGCCGGGCGCGCGCTGGAACGGCTGGCCGTGGAGATCCCGCGGTGA
- a CDS encoding M20/M25/M40 family metallo-hydrolase, whose translation MTGLLLPSDHELLLRLLRTPTVSPLEAGGGEPAAQLWQAQTDYAEAAQAIGFRLARHDCARPADALRDDVPAAVREAAGTPGFLAGQPSLVLRLGRALPLGSTVMFNVHLDTVAGLEPVGFDGHRFTGRGAIDAKGPAVALLAGIRHAIQAGAPIGRDIGVILQVVSGEEGGGLGTLGTRRLVAAGFHGRVNIFCEPTGLRYLTRATAAMTARVRVTGQGSIDDRPEAGHNATVLLGFLAQHFAASLGGSFCVAGLHTGDQHNRVYGTGELLLNLPYESSAEGEDLAARVELVFRDGLTEFAGKFGDSPVFARTAADVAEITTLDWLKRGLPCLNGGDRWAENLLTAHAGLTPHAAEEPAFTCDAIWMDGVPGAFTAVFGPGSLAENNAHAPGEYADLAELEEFAAAVARILLAFARTPVLKGTR comes from the coding sequence GTGACCGGGCTGCTGCTGCCGTCCGACCACGAACTGCTGCTGCGGCTGCTGCGGACCCCGACGGTCAGCCCGCTCGAAGCCGGCGGGGGCGAACCCGCCGCGCAGCTGTGGCAGGCGCAGACCGACTACGCCGAAGCCGCGCAGGCCATCGGGTTCCGGCTGGCCCGTCACGACTGCGCGCGGCCGGCGGACGCCCTGCGCGACGACGTGCCCGCCGCCGTCCGGGAGGCCGCGGGCACGCCCGGGTTCCTCGCCGGGCAGCCCAGCCTCGTGCTGCGCCTGGGACGCGCCCTGCCGCTCGGCTCGACGGTCATGTTCAACGTGCACCTGGACACGGTCGCCGGGCTGGAACCGGTGGGCTTCGACGGCCACCGGTTCACCGGGCGCGGCGCGATCGACGCGAAGGGACCGGCGGTGGCGCTGCTGGCCGGGATCCGGCACGCGATCCAGGCCGGCGCGCCGATCGGCCGCGACATCGGGGTGATCCTGCAGGTGGTGTCCGGTGAGGAGGGTGGCGGGCTGGGCACGCTCGGCACCCGGCGGCTGGTCGCGGCCGGGTTCCACGGCCGCGTCAACATCTTCTGCGAGCCCACCGGCCTGCGGTACCTGACCAGGGCGACGGCCGCGATGACCGCGCGCGTCCGGGTCACCGGCCAGGGGTCGATCGACGACCGGCCGGAAGCCGGGCACAACGCCACCGTGCTGCTGGGTTTCCTCGCGCAGCACTTCGCCGCGAGCCTCGGCGGCAGCTTCTGCGTGGCCGGGCTGCACACCGGCGACCAGCACAACCGGGTGTACGGCACCGGTGAGCTGCTGCTGAACCTGCCGTACGAATCCTCCGCCGAGGGCGAGGACCTGGCGGCGCGGGTCGAGCTGGTCTTCCGCGACGGGCTGACGGAGTTCGCCGGGAAGTTCGGCGACAGCCCGGTGTTCGCCCGGACCGCCGCCGACGTCGCCGAGATCACCACGCTCGACTGGCTCAAACGCGGCCTGCCGTGCCTCAACGGCGGTGACCGCTGGGCGGAGAACCTGCTCACCGCGCACGCCGGGCTGACCCCGCACGCCGCCGAAGAACCGGCCTTCACCTGCGACGCGATCTGGATGGACGGGGTACCCGGCGCGTTCACCGCGGTGTTCGGGCCCGGCTCGCTGGCGGAGAACAACGCGCACGCCCCCGGTGAGTACGCCGATCTCGCCGAACTGGAGGAGTTCGCCGCCGCCGTCGCCCGCATCCTGCTCGCCTTCGCCCGAACCCCCGTGTTGAAAGGAACCCGATGA